The sequence below is a genomic window from Bombus affinis isolate iyBomAffi1 chromosome 13, iyBomAffi1.2, whole genome shotgun sequence.
CAAAAAAACCAGCTGCTCCAGGCAGCGACTTTCTCTCGACACGAGTGTGACGATCCATCGCAGTCAAGCGAGCGGATTCGCGTCTAAACTGATCGATATCGATCCTTTCTAACTTCACGATTCGGTCTATAATACCAGTAAATCTACGGAATCGGAAATCGAAGTATCAGATCTGGCGCTTTTCTCTGTGACTCTAATCGCTCAAATCTAGGACAGAGTATGTTCCTCTGAAAGACCTGCTTTCGAACATAGAATTTCTCAGCAGAGACACATCAGAACCTCAGACACATCAAAGCCTCAGACACCGAAAACTCGAAGACACCATCCTCTAACAAttgaactaatattattagtGGAGCTTCGTAAGTTACATATGTAACAGCAATATGTTCGCTAAGAAAGAAAATTAGATTTTACGAATCCACAAGTCATTTCATCATTTCGCGTGATATTGCAAAGGAAGATTGTAAAGAAAAAGTGTATAAGCAAAACAATTTGCAATTTGTCAAGTCATTAATATTATCAGTTAGTAAGTTATTGTGCAGGAGGATCTAGGACTTGTAAAGATGAACCTCGAACACAACCATTACTTTAAATAATGTTTCTTTCTCGTGGAAGATCTTATGTGAGGCGTGTCGTTGCCTTTGGAACTCGCAGCATCCTTCCACGTAGTACTCCTAGTAGGTGTCACAGGGTCACTGAACCTCGTTTTGGCAAGAGGAGTCTTCTGATTCTGATCCTGTTCAACGTCTCCCTCGAAGAATCGACACATTTCTCTGACGGGAACGGCCCTGGCTCCTCTGTTGAGATCGTGAAGCGACCGGGCACGTTGCTTTCCTCTAGGACTCGGTTTCGAAGACGTTCGACCGAGATCTTCGGTGCTTCTAGCTAGTCGACCACCTAGCCTAGACAGAGATTCGAACAGAGTCAGCTTCTCTCGTACTGGCACGTAATGGTCTACCCTTTGACACCGTTCCAAGAGCCTGGCCACGTCTTCCTCGCAAGGTGGCTCGGTCAGAACCGACAGAGAGGTCGACGACCTAGGCAGAGCCGTCGAATTGTAATTCTCCGCGAGTTTCGAATTCTGCGACAATTGTCGAGGCACTGGAATCCTCGAGGATAATTGGGCCAATCGTTCCTTGCGTTCCTGAAGAGTCTCTACAGTTGTATTAGTAAATTGCTGTGTTTGAAGCAATTGGCTCTTCTCTCTGATGCTTCTCCTCTCTCTTGCACGACTTCTTCTCTCATTCATATCCATTCTAAGTATACCAGGACTCGCGTTACCATTTCTGGAACTGTTATTGTTCCTCTTATCATCCTCATTCCGATGATCGTCTTCGAATCTGACTAAGGAAGACTCGTTAGGCTTCACAGGAGGCAATCTGATAATGATGTTCTTCTCGTTTTTTAGTCTAGAAGTTTCATAGCCACTATCGTTGTCCTTCTTTATGGATGTTAAACAATAGCTGTCATTGTCGTTGCTAGAGTAGAACCTACTCCTCGATTTTGAGCCATAAGTTTTTAGGATATCGTTGTTGTTCTCTTCAGCTCTGTCTTTTCGTCTCCTAGCATCTTCTTCTAGCACTCTTCTACTTCTAGCTTCGTTCTCTCGTCTTCTGGCTTCTTTATACCTTTGGATCCTTTGTTCTCTGGTATCTGGTTCAGGAATAGACACTGCTGAGTCCACGGAATCCACGCTGGAACGACACACGCCGCTCCAAGGAAGACTGTCGTCACTTCCCTCGCTGCTTTCGCTGCAGCCCCAGGTCCTGGTTATTGGCTGGTCCTTTGTTATTATCGTTGGAATACTTCGAAAGTCGCCTAACAGATCTTCATCGCTGGAGTTACTACTGGACCAACCACGTAACTCGCTTCTCGCTCTTCGTCTGGATTCTTCTAAGATTGTCGTGGTTGTTCTAGGCTCTTTCTCTGTGGGAGAGTCACTGGTCCAGCAGCGTAATTCGCTTCTGGAGCGTCTTCTGGATTCTGTGGGACTGTCGGGTAATGGAACGGGTCCCCTTGGACAGATGGTCAGGATCTCCAGGAAGTTCAGACAGCGTTGGGCTCGAAATGGTGTTTGCCTGACCAATTCTGCCGCGATTGCCCTCACCCAGGACCAGTACACGGGTTCTGAATCCGCCTGTAAAACAGGAAAGTAGTTTTGTCTTAACAAATATTAGATATACTTTTTAGATATCTTTTTCAATACTAAATACATAGATTTTGTGACTTATATATGGATCAATGTAATTTCTATCCAGGTGTCTCGAATGTAATTCGAATTCCAGTGGAAATCTGAagcgaaattattttttatttttctaatagGATTCGAAGAACATGTTCAATATATCTTTTGAAAATATTGTGTAATGTATGTATTAATTATTAGTCTGCggtgcaaattcatatttttgtccATGTATTTAAAGAGATAGAACCTAAACAAATATTTGCTTTATACATCGAATGCTATAAAAAGTATACTTTCAATACTTCATATAAAGAGTTCACTTTTGATGTTGCATTCATTGAATATTATAGACTATACCTTTGATGTTTTGTACATGGTATTATAAAATGTGAGAGGCATATTTATGCATTTGAGTCGTTTTACTGGTGTTAACGAATGGTGTTCAGTCGACGAATCTTTCCCTTTTCCTCGTTCATGCTTCATGTTTCTCATTCTAATGTAGCGATCGAAATTCTAGCCACGTCCTATGTCATTCgtttaatgggtcttagagaacCCTCGCTACCATATAATTATTCTTGAAATATTCAAGGAAACCTACGTTAGGAGTCTGTTAGCCGATTGTAAACTCAATTACAAGCTATTATTAAGATCTGTGAATGGCGACTCAGGCTTTGTTGCTCCGAGCGAGACGCCGCTGGATGACCGCGCGAACGTCCTTTGAGTCAGTAAGGTAACGAGGCGAAGGAACTCGTTTGCCAGGAAAGGAGGATGGTGGGACTCCTTGACAATGCCGGGTCATGGGAGAGTGGCGCGCGGATCTCCCACGCGTCCGCTTATCGTCGTGATCGCTCCGGCGGATTTTGACCTTGCCTACTGACCTTATTACCTTCCGCACCCCGTACGGATACGAGTTACATCACCTGCTCGCGTCCTTCGCGTCTCTTCCTTATCTTATCAATCGACCTTTATGAATTTTACATTGGTTCCTTTCAAAACCTTGATAAACTcaattttttatgaatttctcaatttcgttatatagttaCACGATTAATGTTCAATTCTTAAGAAATAAATGACATTTATACAATTGCAGATTAATCATGTATCTGGATAATAAATTGGCAAGTTTACAAGAAGAGTTGATTAATTTAGTTTCTGAGAGGCTCGTCTACAGTGACTCACGAAGGTATTTGGATACTTACAATGGAAGACTCATATGAATTATGATAATAATGTATTATAACTAAACTTTTTGGCATTTCATTAACAGCAGAAGCAATCTGGAAATATACATAAACGTGTCTCCTAACaacgttaatgaaatttcaaaatgcttcCTATAACAcatgtataatatattcataaaatacaTTACAAGTGTTCAAATATCTTATCAGCCATTTGAACTTGAATTTCAATCAAAGTCAAAGAAAACACCCTGCTGGATACAGATAATTAGCGCAGAAACTTAAATGAATCGAAACTTTTGATAAACTAAGAGTCGAGATAGATGGTAGGGTTGTATAACTAGATAGAAATCGAGTTGCAGACGTTGGCAGAGCGTAATTAGAAATTGCGGCGTTTAGCAAAACAGGAGCTTTGACCAAGACGAGAAAGTGTTTGCGGGCGAGGAAACGGATCGTGCCGCGGATAAAAGCCATTTACATGTAATTACATTGCGTGTTGCGGCGAATTATTCTATCTCGCCTGTccacttcttctttctttcacgTCCAGGTTCCTGATACTGTTATGCCTCGAATTACATACCGACAAAAAGGTCGAAATCTCGAAACACTGATTCCAATCATTTAACATCTAACGTCAAAAGAGAGTCAAGCCTCCGATTTTTTACGTTAAAGCTGTCAAACTAATCAAAATGACCGGTATCACATCCTTATTCTGATATTAATGTGTACTTTTATCGAGATAGGTATAACCATAAGATATAATTACGTGTATCTATCTCATTTTGTCATTTCtactttaattataattaaatatgtatgaCATATTTAGATAAACTATATACTGTACCTACAGTGGTTTGAACTGATCGCTAATATGTTTGCTGACAAATATCTTTAACCTAGGACGTCCAGTGTTCGTAAAATATAAGTTTTTCcaaaaatagaatttttgtaCAAAGCTAACaatttgtttttaaataaaagaataattttaatgAGTAATATTCAGTGACTGTAGGTGAACCAATTAGATACTGATTCAGGTTCTTGTGAGAGTGCCATGGAAGTTCCAAATAGACATAAAATAACTTTcccctgacatgtcttaaaccTTTTAATATCCTCCAAAGGTTAGTTAGATCGTTAAGATTGATATCAAAAAGTAATTTCTCTGCCTCTAAGTTCAGTAGCCAATAAAAAACTGAGAAGTTACCCAAAAAGTGGCGAGAGTGTGACCCTGCGAGTTGCTGAGTGTGAATCCAAGAGCCAGTGCGTGTGGTTGACATAGGCTGGGTGCTGCTTGTCGTAGGTTCAATGCCCTCAACGGGAGCCTGGGAGTACCCTCGACCCAAAGCCATCCCATTCTGATGGATACGATCCGCCTCTCACCTAGGTCCTCCACGTATAGTTCGCCTGGAACaaacgagagagaaaaaagaaaattagacTCTTAATACGGATCAATCAGTGCCACAGCCCAAAGTGATTCGAATTATACTGATTGTTCGTGCAGTACTTGCGTATGTACGCGGTGGCCTTTCGTCCCAATCATATCTAATTAAAAGTACCCTGTCGACCGTGCATAATTTATCCGTAACTGAAAGTTGTCAGTGCGTTCAGTTGACATTCCCTTTGACTCGTCGGTTGACTACGACTTCAATTTAATAATATGTTTCGAGCTTTTTCTCCGCCCGAACGCGGGCGGATGAATCGCGTAAGCTTAGGTAATCAAAAGATTGACGTCATTCAATTGAACGGCGTAGGAGCGAGGATGGTCTATACGTATCGCAGACACCCTAGGTGCTTTCTCTCTTTACGGTTCATCTCCCCTTTCCCCGGCCAATTACCGTCGGAAACAGTACCTAAACACACCCACGTTTCGTCGACCATAATGACTATTTCAGCCATAAGATAGAAATAGACGCCGGGATTCCTGCTACACCCTTGTCGTCGACGTCTTCCAATTTTACGACGCGACGCCAGTAGGGAATCTTCTACATACACGTTTGTATATACAGCTCTGTTTATAGGTATTGAGGTATTCGCTGGTTTTATACAGAAAATGATAATTGGCTCAGATTGTTAGAGAAACAAAAAATTTTGCGATTTTTAAAGTAATTTTATAACATTTCTTTATTATTCGACGTCTAGATTGATCGAATCAAACTCTTTCTATTGCTGCTAGTTATTATGATAGATTATAATACATACTCGTGTTTCCTCTTATAGTAAGTGTAGGTTAATATAGTAAGTAAGTGTAGTTTTTCATTGCAAGACATATAGATATCCATATTCCTATCACTTTGAGGATGATCAAACGGTGATCAAAGTTTGATTGTGAATTTGAGTCACAAGTTATATTGATTTGATGTTTATTAAAGTAAACTTCAGCTTCTTGTGTGAATCCGAATCACAGAGGGAAAATAATGTATCTAAACACGACAGATGATTCGAGATAACGTTTAAACATATTTCGATTTCTAGAGAGTTTTCGATTCCTAGAGAGCTACAAAATTGTTGTCCTATAGAAATTTTCGAGTTGTCCAAGTTCGATTGTATTATCTTGCCTATTATATTGAACACTCGGCGCAGAGTAACACGAGAAGGTGCACAAAGTGGTTGGAAAACGAGTCACCGGCTAAGTACATCCATTAACCTTCCATGAGGAATTCCTTATCACGAGCGAAGGACGTTCACGAGTAAAATATCGGGAAGGACGCGATGGACAGGATTCCAGACATTTTTCAGCCCAATAAGGAAGTAAATTGGCGCAGAGAAACTACGTGGAAATCCTTCACCTGCATTCCTGACTGCCTGGTGTACGTCCACGCGGATGGATTCGACGACCAGCCTACGCTCGACGACCTACGACACACGCCCCCACCTGGTTTCCACGGAAACCAGCTGATGGTCACCGAATAGTCCGCGATCATTTCCATATTCGCATCGATTGCCACTGCTAAAGATAGAAACGTCGGGGAAACACCCATGATGAcacaaaacatttttaatgCTTTTTACCTTACAGGGTATAGAACTgcacaatttaataaattacatcGGGAATATAGCTTCGAGGGTGGTGTAAGTGCATTACCTTGCTAACAGAAGAATATTTGTGGAATTCTGCGAATGTAGAAGACatagatttataaatattatagtatatatcgtctaTGTAATTATACAAATCTATAAAGTTCTAAAATCTCACATCGAATGAAATAAAAGCCATTGTTgagtatttttctattttaaattcTGCGGAGGTTGTGATTGATCTGATGGATATTTATGTCTTGTGCGTCCTTTAAGCTATGATGGGTGAAATTTCACCCTTTGTGAATTTCGTGAGTGGAATAAGTATAAATGTGATggatttctatctttttttaaattctacATCGATGGATATTTATACCTTGCTTAGCCTTCGACAGAAGCTATCAGGGGTGAAATTTCACTCCATGCCATTTTTGTTTGAATATTGTCGTCTCCTAATAGAATTGCCACGATGTTATTTATAACCTTCGCAAACAATCACCTTTTTGCGTTTCATCTAATATTGTGTAATAATAGAGTATTGGATTTATTGATTTctagaataaaaatattgtactGGGGTAACATTGTATCCATGATAAATTAATCTAATAGATAGCTTTCAAGAGATAATATTACGTCTGGATATTAAATTgatgtctttttttttaaattcggaGCAGTTTCAAACGAtaggaaattatttttttattcagtcGTTAACTTTAGTTGTTCAGTTCGAGTAGAATTATCATTCGACTGTTCAAGTTGTtcatttcgaaatatttaataaaattcaacaTCTTTTACACAAAAGTTACGTCAAAACTTTCAATTGCAGTATTTTCCCGTCACTCGGTATTACATCGATAAAGTGCGAATTAAAAATCGTAACGCGAGTTCTGTGGTTGTTCTTCTCGCTCCAACGACTATGGAAAACTGCACGCGGCGTCCGCATAAATTATACTGGCACAAATTACTGCATGATGTCTGTAAATTATTACGAAGTGACAGGTCTGCCTATCAGGACGCTGTAGTGTCTGGTGTGTAGCAAATCCTCGACCGTTTTTGGTCCTATTCCGCGAGAGATTGAGCACGTCATTATCGCGAAAGTGTCGCCATGATCGATCGTATTCTCCACTACTAAACGTCGATGGAAAACTAAGCCAACGGAGTTTCGCTCGCATGAAAATGGAAAATGAAAGCAGCTCCGAGCTACGCTGCCGTTTCTGGAACGAATTTTCTAATCTCGCTCCAGCTGAAGCACGGTTCCGAATCGCTTGGTCCGAAACATTTCTGCAACGGTGAATCACACGCTGCTTTCAAGGTCAGTCTATTTGTCGGATACAATTACGGACTACGTGTGATTTTCCAGGAACGGAATTACGAAACGTGTGAATCATCGTTGACTTCAGTTTTTAGGCGTCCATCTTGCAAACAGAAAATTATAGCCAGAGTGTTTCTTTTTATTGGTAGCTCAAAAGCGAAGAAACATCTGTTTGAGACGGGAAATCGGCGAATCGTGTTTTCTGCCCGAAGAGATTCATTTATGAAACCTTTTGAACCGAGAAATTGTGTATACAGTCAGTCACAAATGTCTGTATACACTTCTTACATTTTATGTATCCGTTTTATCCGGAAAAGAAATTTTCATTTCGATTTAATATCGCATCATCGTTCTTAAAACGTTCAATATGATGCAAAAACGTATATTTCATCTTAAAACTCACAAAAACATGGGTTTTGATAACATGAAATTGATTACTGATTTTTAAAATCGTTCAATTATTGCGttaaattaatacaaaatttgATGCAAAAATACAAATAAGACAATCTTCTGTGTAATGCACCAAATTTAAGGAATCTATGTAAATGTCTATGatcgatatatatgtataatatatctttCTATTCAAACGGTAGTATTTCGAGGGCAGAAAACATGTTTCGAATTAAAGAATCCTAGAGAGTCAGcatcctctttctttctctcacgGTCCATTAAATTTGAGAACTAGTATATACGCTCGGCAGTTGTGAATGGCTCATAAATAAGGCAATCCTCCTATAGACCCGCATCCTGTTGATCCAAAAGCTCTTCGACGAAAGTATACACAAACCAGTAACTCTTCTTGCCTTATTTCAGCGAGCTGAATGTCCCGATCAAACACCGTCGTTCAGGTACTGCCTAATCAACCAAAATTGAACGGTAACAGATCTTCGATTTGAAAAATATGATTCTTCGATTCGATGAGAAGAGAGGTGTATGAAGTTGGATATTCTTCCCTTATGACATTTGTTCAAGGACAGTCCCTTTTTCCCATTCACGAACTCTTAATACAAAGATGTATGAATATTTATGAACATTCGGAAATGCTGAAGCATTGCGTTGGTTGGTTCTTTGCATGGAAGAGGCTTAAACGTGCCTCGACGTATGTTTTATCTGTCCCTCGTGGCTGGCCCACACCACAGTGGCACGTTTCACTCAGGAAACCGTTTATTTCCTCAGATCCTAGGATAACGCATGACTGTCACGTATACCGGGTGACTCTTTCAAAAATCGATACCGTTAACTTATTCTTTTCGAAGCACAACT
It includes:
- the LOC126922908 gene encoding uncharacterized protein LOC126922908, yielding MMMAPQVVGVLLKKPGQQNHPRFPPLDPQETKIRGELYVEDLGERRIVSIRMGWLWVEGTPRLPLRALNLRQAAPSLCQPHALALGFTLSNSQGHTLATFWADSEPVYWSWVRAIAAELVRQTPFRAQRCLNFLEILTICPRGPVPLPDSPTESRRRSRSELRCWTSDSPTEKEPRTTTTILEESRRRARSELRGWSSSNSSDEDLLGDFRSIPTIITKDQPITRTWGCSESSEGSDDSLPWSGVCRSSVDSVDSAVSIPEPDTREQRIQRYKEARRRENEARSRRVLEEDARRRKDRAEENNNDILKTYGSKSRSRFYSSNDNDSYCLTSIKKDNDSGYETSRLKNEKNIIIRLPPVKPNESSLVRFEDDHRNEDDKRNNNSSRNGNASPGILRMDMNERRSRARERRSIREKSQLLQTQQFTNTTVETLQERKERLAQLSSRIPVPRQLSQNSKLAENYNSTALPRSSTSLSVLTEPPCEEDVARLLERCQRVDHYVPVREKLTLFESLSRLGGRLARSTEDLGRTSSKPSPRGKQRARSLHDLNRGARAVPVREMCRFFEGDVEQDQNQKTPLAKTRFSDPVTPTRSTTWKDAASSKGNDTPHIRSSTRKKHYLK